One genomic region from Bacillus sp. SLBN-46 encodes:
- a CDS encoding undecaprenyl-diphosphate phosphatase: MLTKLEALILGIIQGFTEFLPISSTGHLYLGRNLFGLQEAGLLLDTMLHVGTLLAVFVFYKDEFIKIIKNPFSKLTFLLIVGTIPAVIFGLTLKDYIDEISKTGVTIGWEFLVTGLFLWLADSAKNGYKKMDDISYKDALIIGTFQAVAIMPAISRSGMTIVAALWRKLDRETAAYFSFLLSTPAIAGAIVLQTKDLLGGAGEEISLSALLVGIISSAIFGYIAVKWMIGYLKKNSLKPFAIYVWALGIIVLFFQFTGKF; this comes from the coding sequence ATGTTAACAAAACTGGAAGCACTTATTCTCGGAATTATCCAAGGTTTTACAGAATTTTTGCCCATTAGCAGTACAGGTCATCTGTATTTAGGAAGAAATTTATTTGGGTTGCAGGAAGCGGGGCTTTTACTCGATACCATGCTCCATGTTGGTACCTTACTGGCTGTTTTCGTTTTTTATAAGGATGAATTTATTAAAATTATTAAAAACCCCTTTAGTAAGTTAACCTTTTTGTTGATTGTCGGTACGATCCCTGCGGTTATTTTCGGTCTTACTTTAAAAGATTACATTGATGAAATTTCCAAGACGGGCGTCACGATTGGCTGGGAGTTTCTCGTTACAGGACTGTTCCTGTGGCTCGCTGATTCGGCAAAAAATGGATATAAAAAAATGGACGATATTAGCTATAAAGATGCGTTAATTATTGGTACTTTTCAGGCGGTAGCCATTATGCCTGCCATCTCTCGTTCAGGTATGACGATAGTAGCAGCCCTCTGGCGGAAATTAGATCGAGAAACAGCGGCCTATTTCTCCTTTCTCTTATCAACCCCTGCTATTGCTGGCGCGATTGTGCTGCAAACGAAGGATTTATTGGGCGGTGCGGGTGAGGAAATCTCTTTGTCTGCCTTGCTTGTAGGGATTATCTCGTCTGCCATTTTTGGCTATATTGCTGTTAAATGGATGATTGGTTATTTGAAAAAGAATTCATTAAAACCGTTTGCTATTTATGTATGGGCACTAGGAATCATCGTCTTGTTTTTCCAATTTACAGGGAAGTTTTAA
- a CDS encoding DUF4931 domain-containing protein, whose protein sequence is MEHTHLHFNTSIGVKKPENIRNKQQACPFCERDQLTDLIAVDGPIILLKNKYPVLENAYQTVLIETDDCHAELSTYSKDHLHRLIKFGIKHWLEMEETGCYRSVIFFKNHGPLSGGTLAHPHMQIVGLNDIDYKEKVTHEMFEGLVIAEGEGTRFTLSTKPRVGFYEFNIEMNDSSYQELFSEYLQIAVHYILNHFPFKATSYNVFFHHIDDKIYAKVVSRFVTTPLYIGYGLPQVPSNLEWMANEVKRIYFNS, encoded by the coding sequence TTGGAACATACACATCTGCATTTTAATACTTCTATTGGAGTCAAAAAGCCAGAAAATATCCGGAACAAACAACAGGCCTGTCCTTTTTGCGAACGTGACCAACTGACGGACCTAATAGCGGTGGATGGACCCATCATTCTATTAAAAAATAAATACCCAGTTTTAGAAAATGCATATCAGACCGTTTTAATTGAAACGGACGATTGCCATGCAGAGCTGTCAACGTATTCAAAAGATCATTTGCATCGGTTAATAAAGTTCGGAATCAAGCATTGGCTCGAAATGGAGGAAACTGGCTGCTATCGTTCGGTGATATTTTTCAAAAATCATGGCCCGTTATCTGGAGGAACACTTGCCCATCCGCATATGCAAATCGTTGGCTTAAATGATATTGATTATAAAGAAAAAGTAACCCATGAAATGTTTGAAGGGCTTGTGATTGCAGAAGGGGAGGGCACTCGATTTACGCTTTCCACCAAACCACGAGTGGGATTTTATGAGTTTAATATCGAGATGAATGATTCCAGCTACCAGGAACTATTTTCGGAGTATCTGCAAATAGCGGTTCATTATATTCTGAATCATTTTCCATTCAAGGCAACGAGCTACAATGTGTTTTTTCATCATATTGATGATAAAATCTACGCCAAGGTTGTCTCACGTTTCGTAACCACTCCACTCTACATCGGCTACGGCCTTCCACAAGTCCCAAGCAACCTAGAATGGATGGCAAACGAAGTAAAGCGGATTTACTTTAATAGCTAG
- a CDS encoding FtsW/RodA/SpoVE family cell cycle protein — protein sequence MTSNNNTTSKLDYNLVFILILLFLASCLAIYSAQASGQYKENFLLKQIVWYVVGGGIIASVMTLDSDQLRKLTWYAYGFGLFLLAFLIVAPPSIAPVINGAKNWFKVPGLGTIQPSEFVKIFIILALSRTIEDHHQKNLIKTMQSDFWLLVKLGMVTMAPLILIIKQDLGTSLVFLAILLGMIFISGISWKLLTPLFSVGIVLIGTIFYFVLWNPELLEKYLGIKQYQFNRIYSWLDPYSYQGSDAYQLTKSLLAIGSGQTGGKGTGNREVYLPESQTDFIFSVVGEEYGFIGASVLISLFFLLIYHITKVGMETKNNFYTYICVGVISMITFHVFQNIGMTIGVLPITGIPLPFISYGGSALMGNMLGLGLIFSIRYHYKKYMFSTTA from the coding sequence ATGACTTCAAATAATAATACAACTTCTAAACTTGATTATAATCTCGTTTTTATACTGATATTACTTTTTCTAGCGAGCTGTTTAGCGATTTATAGCGCCCAGGCAAGCGGCCAATATAAGGAGAACTTCCTATTAAAGCAAATCGTTTGGTACGTCGTTGGTGGGGGGATTATTGCGAGTGTAATGACACTTGACTCGGATCAATTACGAAAGCTAACCTGGTATGCGTATGGATTCGGACTTTTCCTGCTGGCATTCCTGATTGTCGCACCACCAAGTATTGCACCGGTCATCAACGGAGCAAAAAACTGGTTTAAGGTTCCGGGATTGGGTACCATCCAGCCGTCAGAGTTTGTTAAAATTTTCATTATTTTAGCTCTTTCTCGGACGATTGAGGATCATCATCAGAAAAACCTAATCAAAACGATGCAATCCGATTTCTGGCTGTTAGTAAAGCTTGGAATGGTAACTATGGCACCGTTGATTCTAATCATTAAACAGGACTTAGGAACTTCTCTTGTTTTCTTAGCCATTTTGTTAGGGATGATTTTTATTTCAGGGATTTCCTGGAAGTTGTTAACGCCGTTATTTTCTGTCGGTATTGTACTAATTGGAACGATTTTTTACTTTGTTCTCTGGAATCCAGAACTACTTGAAAAATATCTTGGAATAAAGCAATACCAGTTTAATCGGATTTATTCCTGGCTTGATCCTTATAGCTATCAAGGCTCTGATGCGTATCAGTTGACCAAGTCTCTACTTGCTATTGGATCTGGACAGACTGGGGGCAAGGGAACAGGTAACCGTGAAGTGTATTTACCGGAAAGCCAAACTGATTTCATATTTAGTGTCGTCGGGGAGGAATATGGCTTCATTGGAGCGAGTGTGTTAATCAGTTTATTTTTCTTATTGATTTATCACATTACCAAGGTTGGAATGGAAACGAAGAATAACTTTTATACGTATATATGTGTAGGTGTAATCAGCATGATTACCTTCCACGTGTTTCAAAATATCGGAATGACCATTGGCGTTCTGCCAATTACCGGTATTCCATTGCCATTCATCAGCTATGGAGGAAGTGCCCTCATGGGGAATATGCTCGGACTGGGTCTAATCTTTTCCATACGCTACCATTATAAAAAATACATGTTTTCAACAACAGCATAA
- a CDS encoding ABC transporter substrate-binding protein translates to MTKSKSLLSIFSILAIFLLAACGGAEDKTTEKKEAPKTAAEKSYTVEHAMGSTTIKSTPKRVVILTNEGTEALLSMGVTPVGAVKSWTGDPWYEHIAGQLKDTKVVGTESEVNVEAIAALKPDLIIGNKMRQEKIYEQLSAIAPTVFAETLRGDWKANYSLYAKAVNKEDKGNEVLEKYNGRIADIKEKLGDKKNMKVSMVRFMSGEVRIYHKDTFSGVILNDLGFARPESQNVDDFAEKNVTKERIPAMDGDILFYFTYDTGDGKGNTLAKDWLADPLFKNLEVAKKGEVHEVNDAIWNTAGGVIAANLMLDDVEKIFLKK, encoded by the coding sequence ATGACAAAATCAAAATCTTTATTATCTATCTTCTCCATCCTGGCTATTTTCTTACTTGCAGCTTGTGGCGGTGCAGAGGACAAAACAACTGAAAAGAAAGAAGCACCAAAGACAGCTGCTGAAAAAAGCTATACGGTCGAACACGCAATGGGATCAACCACTATTAAGAGTACGCCAAAACGCGTAGTTATACTTACAAACGAAGGAACAGAAGCACTTTTATCTATGGGAGTTACTCCCGTTGGTGCGGTTAAATCTTGGACGGGTGACCCTTGGTATGAGCATATCGCTGGTCAGTTAAAGGACACAAAAGTCGTGGGGACTGAGAGTGAAGTTAACGTTGAGGCAATTGCTGCATTGAAGCCTGATTTAATTATTGGTAATAAAATGCGTCAAGAAAAAATTTATGAGCAATTAAGTGCGATTGCTCCGACTGTTTTTGCCGAAACTTTACGTGGCGACTGGAAAGCGAACTATTCTCTTTATGCGAAAGCTGTTAATAAAGAAGATAAAGGGAATGAAGTTTTAGAAAAATACAATGGCCGAATTGCAGACATCAAGGAAAAACTTGGCGACAAAAAGAATATGAAAGTTTCTATGGTTCGTTTTATGTCTGGAGAAGTTCGTATTTACCATAAAGATACCTTCTCAGGTGTTATCTTAAATGACCTTGGATTTGCTCGTCCTGAGAGCCAGAACGTGGATGATTTTGCTGAAAAGAATGTAACGAAAGAGCGTATTCCAGCGATGGACGGGGACATTCTCTTCTATTTCACTTATGATACTGGGGATGGAAAAGGCAATACGCTTGCAAAAGACTGGCTTGCTGATCCATTATTCAAAAACCTAGAGGTAGCAAAAAAAGGGGAAGTACACGAAGTAAACGATGCTATTTGGAATACAGCTGGTGGTGTCATTGCTGCCAATCTAATGCTTGATGATGTGGAGAAAATCTTCCTTAAAAAATAA
- a CDS encoding iron ABC transporter permease, with the protein MLLKSTPLKWMGLITAFLLMLLLMCASVIYGYTDTSWRTAIESYTNYNGSNEHIIIQTVRFPRALIASAVGASLAIAGVLMQTLTKNPLASPGIFGINAGAGFAVVVAITLFSVTDLQAFNGLAFLGAAVAAVSVYAIGSFGREGLTPMKLTLAGAAMSAMFSSFTQGLLVVDEAALEQVLFWLAGSVQGRKLETLFSVLPYIGVGWVGAVLISGKMNILSMGEDVAKGLGLNTGLVKLAIGVIVILLAGGSVAVAGPIGFVGIVVPHITRSIIGIDHRWVIPLSGILGAILLLAADIAARYVLMPSEVPAGVMTAVIGTPFFIFIARRGFNGR; encoded by the coding sequence ATGCTGTTAAAAAGTACACCATTAAAATGGATGGGACTAATCACTGCTTTTTTGCTAATGCTGTTATTAATGTGTGCCAGTGTCATCTATGGTTATACAGACACCAGCTGGCGGACAGCAATCGAGTCCTATACGAATTATAATGGGTCAAACGAACATATTATTATTCAAACTGTTAGATTCCCAAGAGCATTAATTGCTTCCGCAGTGGGGGCAAGCCTTGCCATTGCTGGAGTGCTCATGCAAACATTAACCAAAAACCCATTGGCATCGCCAGGAATCTTTGGAATTAATGCGGGAGCAGGGTTTGCAGTTGTTGTGGCCATTACTTTATTTTCAGTAACAGATCTCCAAGCTTTCAACGGTCTCGCCTTCTTGGGTGCAGCTGTAGCCGCTGTCAGTGTATATGCCATCGGTTCCTTTGGCCGTGAAGGCTTGACACCAATGAAGCTTACTTTAGCTGGAGCGGCGATGTCGGCCATGTTCTCATCTTTTACACAAGGCTTGCTTGTTGTTGATGAAGCGGCATTGGAGCAGGTATTATTCTGGCTGGCAGGGTCTGTTCAAGGAAGAAAATTGGAGACCTTGTTTTCCGTCTTACCTTATATTGGGGTTGGCTGGGTAGGTGCCGTGCTTATTTCTGGAAAAATGAATATCTTGTCCATGGGGGAAGATGTGGCTAAAGGGCTTGGGCTAAACACAGGTCTAGTCAAACTAGCTATCGGCGTCATTGTGATCCTACTTGCGGGCGGTTCGGTGGCAGTCGCGGGTCCGATTGGGTTTGTAGGGATTGTGGTTCCTCATATTACAAGGTCCATTATTGGAATTGATCATCGTTGGGTGATTCCCTTATCAGGTATTTTAGGAGCCATCCTTTTATTAGCAGCAGATATTGCTGCAAGATATGTCTTAATGCCATCTGAAGTGCCTGCCGGTGTCATGACAGCGGTTATTGGGACTCCATTCTTTATTTTTATTGCAAGAAGGGGGTTCAACGGACGATGA
- a CDS encoding iron ABC transporter permease — MSKYKNFRLFNDRISFLIDKKAATTFIILLIAAFIVFVISTGTGEMKINPFTVVQVLFGGGPEMEKLIITSFRLPRIIVALMVGISLAVAGGILQGMIRNPLASPDVLGITGGAAVAVVGFLAFFSDKNNALTVSIAWLPLAAFLGAGIVAFLVYILAWKNGVSPIRLVLIGIGISTLMQALTTLMMIMGPIYQASQANIWITGTVYGSNWKNVATLVPWTITFLLIAFFAARTINIQELGDEVATGLGGKVQKQRFLLLMISTALIGSSVAFAGGIGFVGLMAPHMARRLVGSSFGALLPASALIGGILVMTADLIGRTMFSPMEVPAGVFTAGIGAPYFIYLLFKTRNA; from the coding sequence ATGAGCAAATATAAAAATTTCCGCTTATTTAATGATAGAATTTCTTTTTTAATCGACAAGAAAGCAGCTACCACTTTTATCATTCTGCTGATTGCAGCCTTCATTGTCTTTGTTATTAGTACAGGGACGGGAGAAATGAAAATTAACCCATTCACGGTGGTACAAGTATTGTTCGGCGGCGGTCCTGAAATGGAAAAGCTTATTATTACCTCCTTTCGATTACCAAGAATCATTGTAGCCCTGATGGTTGGTATTTCATTAGCTGTTGCTGGTGGTATTTTACAAGGGATGATTCGAAATCCGCTGGCATCGCCTGATGTTCTTGGAATTACGGGGGGCGCGGCTGTTGCAGTGGTTGGGTTTTTAGCCTTTTTTAGCGATAAAAATAATGCCTTAACTGTCAGCATTGCTTGGCTTCCGTTAGCCGCCTTTTTAGGTGCTGGGATTGTTGCCTTTTTAGTGTACATCCTTGCTTGGAAAAATGGAGTATCACCTATACGTCTTGTTTTAATTGGAATTGGGATTTCCACTTTGATGCAGGCACTAACGACATTGATGATGATCATGGGGCCGATTTATCAGGCGAGCCAGGCAAACATATGGATTACGGGTACGGTTTACGGCTCTAACTGGAAAAATGTTGCTACCTTGGTTCCTTGGACGATTACGTTTCTCTTAATTGCTTTCTTTGCAGCGAGAACCATTAATATTCAAGAACTAGGCGATGAAGTGGCAACGGGGTTAGGGGGAAAAGTTCAAAAACAACGATTTTTATTATTGATGATTAGTACCGCTTTAATTGGTAGCTCGGTAGCTTTTGCTGGAGGAATTGGTTTTGTTGGCTTGATGGCACCGCATATGGCAAGGCGGTTAGTAGGCTCTTCATTTGGTGCGCTGCTTCCGGCTTCTGCACTAATTGGTGGCATTCTTGTTATGACAGCCGATTTGATTGGAAGAACCATGTTTTCACCTATGGAGGTTCCTGCGGGTGTATTTACAGCCGGTATCGGGGCACCGTATTTTATCTACTTACTTTTTAAAACAAGAAATGCATAA
- a CDS encoding ABC transporter ATP-binding protein produces the protein MRMNAIETKNLSLSYGETLIINELDLKIPKGEITVFIGANGCGKSTLLRSIARLLKPTSGGVLLEGKAIAKLSTKEIAKKMAILPQSPSAPEGLTVLQLVKQGRYPHQSWLKQWSEEDEKKVNEALKATRLEELKERTVDSLSGGQRQRAWIAMTLAQDTDVILLDEPTTYLDMTHQIEILDLLFELNEKKKRTVVMVLHDLNLACRYAHNVVAIKDKKVYAQGKPEHVINCGLVKNVFGMDCEVTMDPLFGTPLCIPYGRGRCIIDKAVAMNG, from the coding sequence ATGAGAATGAATGCGATTGAAACGAAGAATTTATCACTTTCATATGGAGAGACCCTCATTATTAATGAGTTGGATTTGAAAATTCCAAAGGGTGAGATCACCGTTTTTATTGGAGCAAACGGATGCGGGAAATCCACTCTTCTTCGTTCGATCGCCCGTCTCTTGAAGCCAACTTCTGGCGGAGTGTTGCTCGAAGGAAAAGCCATCGCAAAGCTTTCAACAAAGGAAATCGCCAAAAAGATGGCTATTTTACCGCAGTCCCCTTCAGCTCCAGAAGGGCTAACCGTACTTCAACTCGTTAAACAGGGGCGCTACCCTCATCAATCCTGGTTAAAACAATGGTCGGAGGAAGATGAAAAAAAGGTCAATGAAGCCTTAAAGGCAACCCGTTTAGAGGAGTTAAAAGAAAGAACAGTAGACTCACTTTCAGGCGGACAAAGACAGCGTGCCTGGATTGCCATGACCTTAGCTCAGGATACAGATGTCATTCTTTTAGACGAACCAACCACTTACTTGGATATGACACATCAAATCGAAATTCTCGATTTACTGTTTGAATTAAATGAAAAGAAAAAGCGGACCGTTGTGATGGTACTTCATGACCTTAACCTTGCCTGCCGTTATGCTCATAACGTGGTAGCTATTAAGGATAAAAAGGTGTATGCCCAGGGAAAGCCTGAGCATGTTATTAATTGTGGTCTTGTGAAAAATGTGTTTGGTATGGACTGTGAGGTCACGATGGATCCTTTATTCGGAACACCATTGTGCATTCCTTATGGCAGGGGAAGATGTATTATCGATAAGGCGGTGGCGATGAATGGATAA
- the fhuF gene encoding siderophore-iron reductase FhuF: MDKELTETELLVLEKYRLGGKSADYFPIASLLDESFLKDFLEKLALTIGAPSTKVAASIFIKRYAFLAVTALYSMSVWNKKLNVSIDNVSMESPNQGIPWLPSFSLKEMTAQDWNGEGRALWRDSVLKDLFANNIYPIIMTLEKAFGISKLILWENIAVYLFWLYEKELKDNENSNVTDDFRYLLLEAEGSLFGQYNLNPLQRYYAEKTYVEEMDEEIRLRKTCCYSYQLPAGKRCKVCPCTHVTKDGRCHDGESICSAVRSFA, from the coding sequence ATGGATAAAGAGCTGACAGAAACTGAACTTCTTGTTTTGGAGAAATACAGGCTGGGCGGTAAAAGTGCAGATTATTTTCCTATTGCCTCTCTGCTTGATGAGTCATTCCTTAAAGACTTTCTTGAAAAGTTAGCTCTGACCATTGGTGCACCTTCCACAAAGGTTGCCGCATCCATTTTTATCAAAAGATATGCTTTTTTAGCGGTAACTGCCCTTTATAGTATGAGTGTTTGGAATAAAAAGTTGAATGTATCAATAGATAATGTATCAATGGAGTCTCCTAATCAGGGGATACCCTGGCTCCCGTCTTTTTCGTTGAAGGAGATGACTGCACAGGATTGGAATGGAGAGGGTCGCGCTCTATGGCGTGATAGTGTGTTGAAGGACCTTTTCGCCAACAACATTTATCCAATCATTATGACATTAGAAAAAGCTTTCGGTATATCTAAGTTGATTCTGTGGGAAAATATCGCTGTTTACTTGTTTTGGCTCTATGAAAAAGAATTGAAAGACAACGAGAATAGTAATGTAACAGACGACTTCCGTTATTTGTTACTAGAAGCAGAAGGTTCTTTATTCGGCCAATATAACTTAAATCCCCTGCAACGCTATTATGCTGAAAAGACGTATGTAGAAGAAATGGATGAAGAGATTCGTCTACGAAAAACGTGCTGTTACTCTTATCAGCTGCCAGCAGGAAAACGCTGTAAGGTATGCCCATGTACGCATGTAACTAAGGATGGAAGGTGTCATGATGGAGAAAGTATTTGTTCAGCAGTTCGAAGCTTTGCTTGA
- a CDS encoding DUF2573 family protein — MEKVFVQQFEALLEKYSELLVGESNEETKEKVKAWALYTHIAKSMPALAKHWNELYPDGKEEIKQIVGEIKQMNEKHRKSAQ; from the coding sequence ATGGAGAAAGTATTTGTTCAGCAGTTCGAAGCTTTGCTTGAGAAGTACAGCGAGCTTTTGGTGGGAGAATCCAATGAGGAGACAAAGGAAAAGGTGAAGGCGTGGGCCTTGTATACGCATATTGCGAAGTCCATGCCTGCTTTAGCTAAGCATTGGAATGAACTCTACCCCGATGGGAAAGAAGAAATAAAACAGATTGTTGGCGAAATTAAGCAGATGAACGAAAAGCATCGGAAATCAGCTCAATAA
- a CDS encoding spore coat protein, which produces MNQNQQKIQNPESQVPKTPQMNDRDFINDILSTEKYMTTAYTMALHEASHEGLYQDVMQIFTETQQCQRDLYDLMFRKGWYAIEAADQQKLQQSYQQFQGYTNQLPQHGGGNTTMQ; this is translated from the coding sequence ATGAACCAAAACCAGCAAAAAATCCAAAACCCTGAATCACAGGTGCCGAAGACCCCACAAATGAATGATCGTGATTTTATTAATGATATCTTGTCTACGGAAAAATACATGACTACGGCCTACACTATGGCACTGCATGAAGCTAGCCACGAAGGCTTGTATCAGGATGTTATGCAGATTTTTACTGAAACACAACAATGTCAGCGCGACCTTTACGACCTTATGTTTAGAAAAGGCTGGTACGCCATTGAAGCTGCTGACCAACAAAAGCTCCAACAATCGTATCAGCAATTCCAAGGCTATACCAACCAACTGCCACAGCATGGCGGCGGCAATACTACAATGCAATAA
- a CDS encoding YuzL family protein, translating into MAKMKKNPSKAGVSAASVKGNGGPGNEEAHLDKKNSQNNQFKR; encoded by the coding sequence ATGGCGAAAATGAAAAAGAACCCTTCCAAAGCTGGAGTTAGTGCAGCTAGTGTCAAGGGGAATGGCGGGCCAGGAAATGAAGAAGCCCACCTAGACAAAAAAAACAGCCAGAATAATCAGTTCAAAAGGTAA
- a CDS encoding 3-hydroxyacyl-CoA dehydrogenase/enoyl-CoA hydratase family protein, which translates to MNQLIKKAAVLGSGVMGSGIAAHLANIGIPTLLLDIVPRELTKEEEAKGLTLQNKQVRNRISATAIQKLLKQKPAPLTSKKNLALIEAGNLEDDLVKLKDVDWVIEVVVENLKVKQQVFEKVEQFRKPGSIISSNTSGISVEAMVEGRSEDFQKHFLGTHFFNPPRYLKLLEVIPTQYTDPAILSFMKTFGEDVLGKGVVVAKDTPNFIANRIGTYGLLVTVQEMLKGGLSVGEVDSITGPLIGRAKSATFRTLDVVGLDTFYHVANNVYEKVDGHEKEVFEIPAFLKAMVEKGWLGSKSGQGFFLKKGKEILELDPSTLEYGPRKKLTTPSVELAKQEKGSGNKLKALVYANDKAGQFLWNTTKQSLVYSAKLLGEIADDIVAIDRAMKWGFGWDKGPFETWDAIGVEKSVQKMQEEGMEVPAWVTEMLEKGFTSFYIEENGESFFYHNGQYRLVEFNPKVIDLKKIKNQKGVIKKNSGASLIDIGDGVALLEFHSPNNAIGLDIVQMINFAVDEVEKNYRGLVIGNQGKNFCVGANLAMMLMEAQDDNIYELDLVVRHLHSALLKVKYSSKPVVAAPFGMTLGGGAEVCLPTAHIQASSETYMGLVEVGVGLLPGGGGNKELYIKHLENLPSGVPFDLQNVANKVFETIAMAKVSTSAEETRETNFLDGSDGISFNGDHLLYDAKQAVLALHEQGYKPRVRKKVPVVGETGYATLLLGAEAMRLSGYISEHDLKIAKKVAYVIAGGRVPFGTEVDEQYLLDLEREAFLSLIAEPKSQQRMQHMLVKGKPLRN; encoded by the coding sequence TTGAACCAATTAATTAAGAAAGCAGCTGTCCTAGGATCAGGAGTAATGGGCTCAGGGATTGCAGCACATCTAGCGAATATCGGAATTCCTACACTATTATTGGATATCGTGCCACGTGAATTAACAAAAGAGGAAGAAGCTAAAGGACTTACATTACAAAATAAACAAGTTCGCAACCGAATCAGTGCGACCGCTATTCAAAAGCTACTAAAGCAAAAGCCGGCTCCACTGACCTCCAAGAAAAATCTTGCTCTCATTGAAGCAGGAAACCTTGAAGACGATTTAGTGAAATTGAAAGATGTCGACTGGGTCATAGAGGTAGTCGTTGAAAATTTAAAGGTTAAACAGCAGGTTTTTGAAAAAGTGGAACAATTCCGTAAACCTGGAAGTATCATTAGTTCGAATACATCAGGTATCTCTGTCGAGGCGATGGTTGAAGGCCGCTCAGAAGATTTCCAAAAGCATTTCTTAGGAACACATTTCTTTAATCCACCTCGTTATTTAAAGTTACTCGAAGTTATTCCAACTCAGTACACGGATCCAGCAATTCTTTCCTTTATGAAAACTTTTGGTGAGGATGTACTTGGAAAAGGCGTGGTAGTGGCAAAGGATACGCCTAACTTTATTGCAAACCGCATTGGTACGTACGGTCTTCTAGTTACGGTTCAAGAAATGTTGAAAGGCGGCTTAAGTGTTGGAGAAGTTGATTCCATCACAGGTCCGCTGATTGGTCGTGCGAAGAGTGCAACATTCCGTACCTTGGATGTAGTTGGATTAGATACCTTCTATCATGTTGCTAACAACGTCTATGAGAAAGTGGATGGCCATGAGAAAGAAGTGTTTGAAATTCCTGCTTTTCTTAAAGCGATGGTGGAAAAAGGTTGGCTGGGCAGCAAGTCCGGACAAGGATTTTTCCTGAAAAAAGGAAAAGAAATTCTTGAACTTGATCCAAGCACATTGGAATATGGCCCGCGTAAAAAGTTGACAACTCCATCTGTTGAATTGGCTAAACAGGAAAAAGGCTCAGGGAATAAATTGAAAGCGCTTGTTTACGCCAATGATAAGGCGGGGCAATTTTTATGGAATACGACCAAGCAATCGCTTGTTTACTCAGCGAAGCTATTAGGTGAAATTGCCGATGATATCGTAGCCATTGACCGTGCTATGAAATGGGGCTTTGGCTGGGATAAAGGACCGTTTGAGACATGGGATGCGATTGGTGTTGAAAAATCGGTTCAAAAGATGCAGGAAGAAGGAATGGAAGTACCTGCTTGGGTGACGGAAATGCTTGAAAAAGGCTTTACCTCCTTCTATATCGAGGAAAACGGTGAATCCTTCTTCTATCATAACGGTCAATATCGTTTAGTAGAATTTAATCCGAAGGTAATTGACCTTAAAAAGATTAAAAACCAAAAAGGTGTCATAAAGAAGAACAGTGGCGCGAGTCTAATTGACATTGGCGACGGTGTGGCACTCCTTGAGTTCCATTCACCGAATAATGCCATTGGTCTTGATATCGTTCAAATGATCAACTTTGCTGTGGATGAGGTGGAGAAGAATTATAGGGGCCTTGTCATAGGTAATCAAGGAAAGAACTTCTGTGTCGGTGCGAACCTCGCCATGATGCTGATGGAAGCACAGGATGACAATATCTATGAGCTTGATTTAGTGGTTCGTCATCTCCATAGCGCATTACTAAAAGTGAAATACAGCTCGAAGCCAGTGGTGGCAGCACCATTTGGTATGACACTTGGCGGCGGTGCAGAGGTTTGTCTGCCAACGGCACATATTCAAGCATCATCAGAAACCTATATGGGGCTTGTTGAAGTCGGTGTCGGCTTGCTTCCAGGCGGTGGCGGTAATAAAGAGCTTTACATTAAGCACTTAGAAAATCTTCCAAGCGGTGTTCCGTTTGATTTGCAAAACGTCGCTAACAAAGTGTTTGAAACGATTGCAATGGCTAAAGTATCTACATCTGCTGAAGAGACGCGCGAAACGAATTTCTTAGATGGATCTGATGGTATTAGCTTTAATGGCGATCACCTATTGTATGATGCAAAGCAAGCTGTTCTTGCCTTACATGAGCAAGGCTATAAGCCAAGAGTACGTAAAAAGGTTCCGGTAGTCGGTGAAACCGGTTATGCAACTCTTTTACTGGGTGCAGAAGCGATGCGCCTATCTGGCTATATCTCCGAGCATGATTTGAAAATTGCTAAGAAAGTTGCCTATGTAATCGCAGGTGGGAGAGTGCCATTTGGAACAGAAGTAGATGAGCAATACCTATTAGATTTAGAAAGAGAAGCATTCTTAAGTCTAATCGCAGAGCCAAAATCACAACAACGTATGCAGCACATGCTGGTTAAGGGTAAGCCGTTACGTAACTAA